In bacterium, a single window of DNA contains:
- a CDS encoding Eco57I restriction-modification methylase domain-containing protein, whose protein sequence is HSWKSYTANKINKLLCKEGELWMHESFDHIIRSPKQFERIRKYIENNPKVTHASSVSNTVTQPSWLSNEKHKQDACDTERTPYNFKRHCIENCLYGVDIDSSAIDIAKLRFWLSLVVDEEDITKIKPLPNLDYKLVCGNSLLKVERDLFNAELFNQLEELKPKYFNETDTNKKLELKKQIDKLIKELVTQPSRLTNNEHKQDACDTIFDFEVYFSEVFHEKKGFDVVIGNPPYVKEHTFRNAFDGLRESPYYKGKMDIWYLFACKGIDLLKKETGILTFIAQNNWVTSYGASIMRNKVIQDTQIIQMLDFGSYMIFESSDIQTMIMIFRVDPRSDNYKFDYRRLEGNNLNLNDMLDLLNCNQNSKTIYLKPTIQRNKLVDKFLTFSDTKIEAILDKLSEEGNFRLMENEVAKGIHYDQDRVNKNMQKILENRFNIGEGIFALSNKEKNDIPFTEKELELIKPSYTTKELGRYYANRKNSEWVIYKVKK, encoded by the coding sequence TGCATTCCTGGAAATCTTATACGGCAAATAAAATAAATAAATTATTATGTAAGGAAGGTGAACTATGGATGCATGAATCATTTGACCATATAATCAGAAGTCCTAAACAGTTTGAAAGAATAAGAAAGTATATTGAAAATAACCCTAAAGTAACTCACGCTTCCAGCGTAAGTAATACAGTAACTCAACCATCCTGGTTGAGCAATGAAAAACACAAGCAAGATGCTTGTGATACAGAACGCACCCCATATAATTTCAAACGCCATTGTATTGAAAACTGCCTTTATGGAGTAGATATTGATTCTTCTGCAATAGATATTGCCAAACTCAGATTCTGGCTTTCCCTTGTGGTAGATGAAGAAGATATTACAAAGATAAAACCATTGCCAAACCTTGATTACAAACTTGTATGTGGAAATTCTCTATTAAAGGTAGAGAGGGACTTATTTAATGCTGAATTATTTAACCAACTTGAAGAACTTAAACCAAAATATTTCAACGAGACAGACACAAATAAAAAACTAGAGTTAAAAAAACAGATTGATAAATTGATTAAAGAATTAGTAACTCAACCTTCCAGGTTGACCAATAATGAACACAAGCAAGATGCTTGTGATACCATTTTTGATTTTGAAGTATACTTTTCTGAGGTGTTCCATGAAAAAAAGGGTTTTGATGTGGTCATTGGGAATCCACCGTATGTTAAAGAACATACTTTTAGAAACGCTTTTGATGGATTAAGAGAATCGCCTTATTACAAAGGGAAAATGGATATCTGGTATTTATTCGCCTGTAAAGGAATTGATTTACTGAAAAAAGAAACGGGTATTCTTACTTTTATCGCTCAAAATAATTGGGTTACGAGTTATGGTGCTTCAATAATGAGAAACAAAGTTATACAGGATACTCAAATAATACAGATGCTTGACTTTGGTAGTTATATGATTTTTGAAAGTTCAGACATTCAAACAATGATTATGATTTTCAGAGTAGATCCAAGAAGTGATAACTATAAATTTGATTATAGAAGATTGGAAGGAAATAACCTGAATCTTAACGATATGCTGGATTTGTTAAATTGCAATCAAAATTCAAAAACCATTTATCTTAAACCAACTATCCAGAGAAACAAACTTGTAGATAAATTTTTAACCTTTAGCGATACAAAAATTGAAGCAATATTGGATAAACTTTCAGAAGAGGGTAATTTTAGGCTTATGGAGAATGAAGTGGCTAAAGGTATTCATTATGATCAAGACCGCGTAAACAAAAATATGCAAAAAATATTAGAGAATAGATTTAATATCGGAGAAGGGATATTTGCGTTAAGCAATAAAGAGAAAAACGATATACCATTTACCGAAAAAGAACTGGAATTGATTAAGCCGTCATATACTACAAAAGAGCTTGGGAGATATTATGCGAATAGAAAGAATTCTGAATGGGTTATATACAAGGTGAAAAAATAA
- a CDS encoding TaqI-like C-terminal specificity domain-containing protein: MGYIQGEKIIAVRKCIEPTFTYTDFDCYVSATFYVIKTEKVNLKYLTALLNSKLIAFWLKHKGKMQGNNYQIDKEPLLALPLKNISENTQKPFISLADQILAITNDDDYLENPDKQAKVKEYERQIDQMVYKLYGLTEDEIKIVEGDNK, from the coding sequence ATGGGTTATATACAAGGTGAAAAAATAATTGCTGTCCGTAAATGCATTGAACCTACTTTTACATACACAGATTTTGATTGCTATGTCTCAGCGACATTTTATGTTATCAAAACAGAAAAAGTAAATTTAAAATATCTCACAGCATTATTAAATTCAAAACTGATTGCTTTCTGGTTAAAGCACAAAGGGAAGATGCAAGGCAATAATTACCAGATTGATAAAGAACCGCTCTTGGCGCTGCCCTTAAAAAATATTTCTGAGAATACTCAAAAACCCTTCATTTCCCTTGCAGACCAAATCCTTGCAATCACGAATGATGACGATTATTTAGAAAATCCAGACAAACAGGCAAAAGTCAAAGAATACGAACGCCAGATTGACCAGATGGTTTATAAACTTTACGGCTTAACTGAAGATGAAATAAAAATCGTTGAAGGAGACAATAAATGA
- a CDS encoding ORF6N domain-containing protein, with the protein MKDKTKSLIPQEIIENKILLIRDQKVMLDRDLSKLYGVATKVLKQAVNRNIERFPEDFMFQLSKEEFERRQNGIKI; encoded by the coding sequence ATGAAAGATAAAACAAAGTCATTAATACCTCAAGAAATTATAGAAAATAAAATACTTTTAATCAGAGACCAAAAAGTAATGCTTGACAGGGACTTATCAAAACTTTATGGAGTAGCAACAAAGGTTCTCAAGCAGGCAGTAAATAGAAATATTGAACGGTTTCCAGAAGATTTTATGTTTCAATTAAGTAAAGAGGAATTTGAAAGGCGACAAAATGGGATTAAGATATAG